A portion of the candidate division KSB1 bacterium genome contains these proteins:
- a CDS encoding 1-acyl-sn-glycerol-3-phosphate acyltransferase, with product MKGPCLSDTLYKSLRLLRLFFRYDVLGGTNLPKGGPSLIVANHVGSIGPVMLFFSLPLRFHPWVIADLTDCRRSPAYLYQQFVRPTLHLEGWTGRALAKLITTVTVPLLRGIGCIPVELHSTWTGAAFRRSLFLLMRGAHIVIFPEDPALVMDPETNMYPFKLGFVHLCQMYRDRTGVRLPVVPVAIHPYQRMISIGPPQYYQGSGYEEPQVISFATRLYELVRSLYLQLPSRSRCAAPK from the coding sequence GTGAAAGGACCCTGCTTGTCGGACACCCTCTACAAAAGCCTGCGCCTCCTGCGCCTTTTCTTCCGCTATGACGTGCTGGGCGGGACCAACCTTCCTAAAGGCGGCCCCTCGCTGATAGTAGCTAATCATGTGGGCAGTATTGGACCGGTGATGCTCTTTTTCTCCCTCCCACTGCGCTTCCACCCCTGGGTGATAGCCGACCTCACCGATTGCCGGCGTTCACCCGCGTACCTCTATCAGCAATTCGTCCGTCCCACCCTCCATCTCGAGGGATGGACTGGGCGCGCCCTGGCCAAGCTCATCACCACCGTCACCGTGCCGCTGCTCAGGGGGATTGGCTGCATCCCAGTGGAATTGCACAGCACCTGGACCGGCGCTGCCTTCCGTCGCAGCCTGTTTCTCCTGATGCGGGGCGCGCACATCGTCATCTTCCCGGAGGACCCCGCCCTGGTCATGGACCCAGAGACAAACATGTATCCCTTCAAGCTCGGCTTCGTCCACCTTTGCCAGATGTACCGTGACCGCACAGGCGTGCGCCTGCCGGTAGTACCAGTCGCCATTCATCCGTACCAAAGAATGATCTCGATTGGACCACCTCAGTACTACCAGGGCAGTGGGTACGAGGAGCCACAGGTTATCTCCTTCGCCACGCGCCTCTACGAGCTGGTCCGTTCTCTGTACTTGCAGCTACCGTCCCGGTCACGATGTGCCGCCCCCAAAT